In Acanthochromis polyacanthus isolate Apoly-LR-REF ecotype Palm Island chromosome 15, KAUST_Apoly_ChrSc, whole genome shotgun sequence, a single genomic region encodes these proteins:
- the LOC110946191 gene encoding multiple inositol polyphosphate phosphatase 1-like: MLTFWGKFTVFYFCVISCCLLNFVRLEDDLNIPAIAKYFNTKGRYEEVNTYLREDILAVNTSILQPPSAQCREIHLTAIIRHGTRYPTAKSITEMQEFYNIVRHNASGEQSWLQEIQTQWTMWYTEDMDGRLVQKGVNDLKHLAVRLSKLFPSLISEKKLRGGLIKFITSSKHRCVNSTLSFKAGLTELWAIRDQEFEHAVNDALMRFFDQCTRFVQEVDNNPSAVTEWDKFKEGPEMKRVEEKIADRLGVEYNLITQDMAEAAFYLCAYEFAIKAVNSPWCQLFDEDDAKIMEYEADLREFWKRGYGHDINSKSSCILFHDAFSRLDKAASENKLGQPVTEPVTVQIGHADTLLPLLTLLGFFNDSDALTSTNYATQTQRSFRTSHMMPYAANLLFVLYDCGGGDLRLQPLLNEKPVTFPGLDDQQNSMPLYQDVRNHYRHLLSGCDFETECRLLKHPAV, from the exons ATGCTGACTTTTTGGGGgaaatttactgtattttatttctgtgtcaTCTCCTGCTGTTTGCTAAATTTTGTTAGACTTGAGGATGACCTAAATATTCCAGCAATCGCCAAATATTTCAACACGAAAGGGAGGTATGAGGAAGTGAACACATATCTCAGAGAGGACATACTGGCTGTAAACACGTCCATTCTACAGCCTCCATCCGCACAGTGTCGAGAAATCCATCTGACTGCGATTATAAGACATGGAACCAGATATCCGACGGCCAAAAGCATCACGGAGATGCAGGAGTTTTACAACATTGTCCGACACAATGCCTCAGGTGAACAGAGCTGGCTGCAGGAAATCCAGACGCAGTGGACGATGTGGTACACGGAGGACATGGACGGCCGACTTGTCCAGAAAGGTGTGAATGATCTCAAGCATCTGGCTGTCAGGCTGTCAAAGCTGTTCCCCTCGCTGATTTCAGAGAAGAAGCTTCGAGGTGGACTCATCAAATTCATCACCAGCTCCAAGCACAGATGCGTCAACAGCACGCTGTCCTTCAAGGCAGGACTCACCGAGCTGTGGGCTATTAGAG ATCAGGAGTTTGAGCATGCAGTGAACGATGCTCTCATGAGGTTTTTCGACCAGTGCACCAGGTTTGTGCAGGAGGTTGACAACAACccatcagctgtgacagagtGGGACAAATTCAAAGAGGGACCAGAGATGAAGAGGGTGGAGGAGAAGATCGCAGACCGCCTCGGAGTCGAGTACAATCTCATCACCCAAG ATATGGCTGAGGCAGCGTTTTACTTGTGTGCCTATGAATTTGCAATCAAGGCAGTGAACTCCCCCTGGTGTCAGCTCTTTGATGAGGATGATGCAAAG ATTATGGAGTATGAAGCTGACCTGAGGGAATTCTGGAAACGAGGCTACGGTCATGATATTAACAGCAAGTCGAGCTGTATACTCTTTCATGATGCGTTTAGCCGACTGGACAAAGCAGCCAGTGAGAACAA GTTAGGACAGCCGGTGACTGAACCTGTGACAGTCCAGATCGGCCATGCTGACACCCTCCTGCCCCTCCTCACTCTGCTGGGTTTCTTCAATGACAGCGATGCCCTGACATCGACCAACTATGCCACACAGACCCAACGCTCCTTCCGCACCAGCCACATGATGCCCTACGCAGCTAACTTACTCTTTGTGTTGTATGACTGTGGAGGAGGCGACCTCAGATTGCAGCCGCTGCTCAATGAAAAGCCTGTGACGTTCCCTGGTTTGGATGATCAGCAGAACTCCATGCCGCTCTATCAAGATGTCAGAAACCACTACAGGCACCTGCTCAGTGGCTGTGACTTCGAGACAGAATGTCGGCTGCTCAAGCATCCTGCTGTGTAG